One window from the genome of Sesamum indicum cultivar Zhongzhi No. 13 linkage group LG15, S_indicum_v1.0, whole genome shotgun sequence encodes:
- the LOC105177313 gene encoding uncharacterized protein LOC105177313 isoform X2, producing MDSCPKTAGAVTPSKEKTTRSKANETLRYSENVNPNVSSPALKSSNSPFSIKSEKSAKKSLYKNPNPNQVALATPSPKKKIRERKFVIAKKKLRNEERNSSAPADVVCEKCKKATGKSKCLCVAYETLRASQEEFFKNRTEIDDEISDKLKEFDIAEKEAVKPETDKGFDGKMEGNDVSSKTNWESKNDGDEVVVNDMGAKRTRNRLLEEARETVTPGSGRVMHLVKEFEKLSMLKLGDSEEKEELKDDKNGVKWALPGSQEPPKFSETGASSSSFCPSDFFLTSESLGLDCHRSYSLDSSQGSISMRSSASGQKIRRNSTESSNRARRYWKKKQLKVTSQKPFTLRTEVRGRIKEEEFMKKLQQMVEEEEKLRIPIAQGLPWTTDEPECLVKPPVKESTRPVDLVLHSDMRAVDRSEFDHQVAVKMDLIEQYRMERERLQKLEEEEEIRRLRKELVPKAQPMPYFDRPFIPRRSTKHPTIPKEPKFHVPQNKKIKCYLSLDDLYAQQH from the exons ATGGATTCATGTCCGAAGACTGCTGGAGCAGTTACTCCTTCTAAAGAAAAAACCACCAGATCGAAGGCAAATGAAACCCTACGATACTCCGAGAATGTCAATCCGAATGTGTCAAGTCCTGCATTGAAGTCCTCCAACTCTCCTTTCAGCATCAAGTCCGAGAAGAGCGCCAAAAAATCACTTTAcaaaaaccctaaccctaaccAAGTGGCTTTGGCCACTCCTTCCCCGAAGAAGAAGATTCGAGAGAGGAAGTTCGTGATTGCGAAGAAGAAACTGCGGAATGAGGAACGGAATTCTTCGGCTCCTGCTGATGTGGTCTGTGAGAAATGCAAGAAGGCGACTGGGAAATCCAAGTGTTTGTGTGTGGCCTATGAGACTCTGCGTGCTTCTCAGGAGGAGTTTTTCAAGAATCGGACTGAAATAGATGATGAGATTTCCGATAAGTTGAAGGAGTTTGATATAGCTGAGAAGGAAGCGGTTAAACCAGAGACTGACAAAGGATTTGATGGGAAAATGGAGGGAAATGATGTCTCATCTAAAACTAATTGGGAAAGTAAGAATGATGGAGATGAGGTTGTGGTGAATGATATGGGAGCGAAGAGGACTAGAAATAGGCTGTTGGAAGAAGCAAGAGAGACTGTGACTCCTGGATCTGGGAGGGTTATGCATTTGGTGAAGGAATTTGAAAAACTTTCAATGCTCAAATTGGGTGATTCTGAGGAAAAGGAGGAGTTGAAGGACGATAAGAATGGCGTGAAATGGGCACTGCCTGGATCGCAGGAACCTCCCAAGTTTTCAGAAACGGgggcttcttcttcttcgttcTGTCCATCAGATTTTTTCCTGACATCAGAGAGCTTAGGCCTTGATTGTCATCGTTCTTATTCATTAGACAGCAGCCAGGGAAG CATTTCAATGAGATCTTCCGCCAGCGGTCAAAAAATCAGGCGAAAT AGCACTGAATCATCAAACCGTGCTAGAAGATACTGGAAGAAAAAGCAACTGAAAGTAACATCTCAAAAGCCTTTCACGCTTAGAACAGAG GTAAGAGGAAGGATCAAGGAGGAGGAATTCATGAAGAAATTGCAACAGATGGTTGAGGAAGAGGAGAAGTTGAGGATACCTATAGCTCAAGGTCTTCCTTGGACTACAGATGAACCAGAG TGTTTGGTGAAGCCTCCGGTTAAAGAAAGCACAAGGCCTGTTGATCTGGTTTTGCACAGTGATATGAGGGCTGTGGATCGCTCTGAATTTGATCATCAG GTTGCTGTGAAAATGGACCTTATTGAACAGTACCGGATGGAAAGGGAGAGGCTGCAGAAG ctggaagaggaagaagaaatcaGAAGACTTAGGAAGGAGCTAGTTCCAAAAGCTCAACCCATGCCATATTTCGACAGACCCTTCATTCCCAGAAG GTCTACGAAGCACCCAACTATACCAAAAGAACCAAAATTCCATGTACCTCAAAACAAGAAGATCAAGTGTTACTTGTCACTGGACGACTTATACGCGCAACAGCACTGA
- the LOC105177316 gene encoding 4-coumarate--CoA ligase-like 1 isoform X2: protein MGTDAQNLKQEEIIFRSKYPPVQVPDDVTLPEFVLSNVELYQDKVAFVDSVTGKGCTYGEVSRDVKRFSRALRSLGLRKGRVVVVLLPNVPVYATIALGIMAAGGIFSGANPSAHASEIKKQAEAADAKLVVTDGSTYHKVKDLGLPVIIHGEDRVEGTIYWDELLEAADKASADTTDDKVQQTDICALPFSSGLSKGVMLTHRNLVANLCSSLFSVGPELVGQITILGLIPFFHIYGLTGICCATIRNKGKVVVMRRYELRAFLKALITHQVTFAPIVPPIVLGLVKNPIVDEFDLSKLRLRSIMTAAAPLAPEILNEFEKKFPGVEVQEAYGMTEHSCITLTHGDPNKGHGIAKKNSVGFILPNLEVKFVDPESGKSLPKNTPGEICVRSQCVMKGYYKNEHETTLTIDKDGWLHTGDIGYIDDDEDVFIVDRIKELIKYKGFQVAPAELEAILLSHPSVEDAAVVGIPDDEAGEIPAACVVMNNKAKESEEDMMGYVSSNVASYKRVRVLQFVDAIPKSPSGKIMRRLIKENMVKTL, encoded by the exons ATGGGAACCGACGCTCAAAACTTGAAGCAGGAAGAGATTATTTTCCGCAGTAAATATCCACCAGTTCAGGTTCCTGATGATGTAACGCTGCCGGAATTTGTGCTTTCCAACGTGGAGTTGTATCAGGACAAGGTAGCGTTTGTGGATTCAGTCACCGGAAAAGGGTGTACTTATGGGGAAGTGAGCAGAGATGTGAAGAGATTTTCCAGGGCCTTGAGGTCACTTGGGCTAAGGAAAGGCCGGGTCGTTGTGGTGctccttccaaatgtgccTGTTTACGCCACCATTGCCCTTGGAATCATGGCAGCCGGAGGAATTTTCTCTGGTGCAAACCCGAGTGCTCATGCATCAGAAATCAAGAAGCAAGCTGAGGCTGCTGATGCCAAGCTCGTTGTGACTGATGGATCGACCTATCATAAG GTGAAAGATCTGGGATTGCCAGTTATAATACATGGCGAAGACCGCGTGGAGGGAACTATATACTGGGATGAACTTCTTGAGGCAGCTGACAAGGCCAGCGCTGATACTACTGATGATAAGGTGCAGCAAACTGATATATGCGCACTCCCCTTCTCATCAG GTCTATCGAAGGGAGTGATGCTTACTCACCGGAACTTGGTGGCTAATCTCTGCTCCAGCCTCTTCAGCGTAGGCCCAGAATTGGTGGGACAAATCACTATACTGGGCTTGATACCGTTTTTCCACATATACGGGCTGACTGGAATCTGCTGTGCCACCATCAGAAACAAGGGGAAAGTGGTGGTGATGCGTCGGTATGAACTCCGGGCATTTCTCAAAGCCCTGATCACTCACCAAGTCACATTTGCACCTATCGTCCCACCCATTGTATTAGGATTGGTCAAGAACCCGATAGTGGATGAATTTGATCTCAGCAAGCTGAGGCTGAGGTCCATCATGACTGCTGCAGCCCCCCTCGCCCCTGAAATTCTTAATGAGTTTGAGAAGAAGTTCCCTGGGGTTGAGGTCCAAGAG GCGTATGGAATGACTGAGCATAGCTGCATTACCCTGACTCATGGGGATCCAAACAAGGGACATGGGATTGCAAAGAAGAATTCAGTGGGATTTATCCTTCCAAATTTGGAGGTGAAGTTTGTCGATCCTGAGTCGGGTAAATCGCTTCCCAAGAACACTCCAGGAGAAATATGCGTCAGGAGCCAATGTGTGATGAAAG GATACTACAAGAATGAGCATGAGACGACCCTCACCATCGACAAAGATGGGTGGCTTCATACAGGCGACATTGGCTATAtcgatgatgatgaagatgttTTCATCGTCGATCGAATCAAGGAGTTGATCAAATACAAAGGGTTCCAG GTTGCTCCAGCTGAATTAGAGGCAATCCTTCTAAGTCATCCTTCAGTTGAAGATGCAGCGGTTGTGGG GATACCTGACGACGAAGCAGGAGAGATACCAGCCGCATGTGTAGTGATGAACaacaaagcaaaagaaagTGAAGAGGATATGATGGGCTATGTTTCATCTAATGTGGCCAGCTACAAAAGAGTGAGAGTACTGCAATTTGTTGATGCTATCCCAAAATCACCTTCGGGGAAGATTATGAGAAGGCTTATCAAAGAAAACATGGTGAAAACGCTCTAG
- the LOC105177316 gene encoding 4-coumarate--CoA ligase-like 1 isoform X1, producing the protein MGTDAQNLKQEEIIFRSKYPPVQVPDDVTLPEFVLSNVELYQDKVAFVDSVTGKGCTYGEVSRDVKRFSRALRSLGLRKGRVVVVLLPNVPVYATIALGIMAAGGIFSGANPSAHASEIKKQAEAADAKLVVTDGSTYHKVKDLGLPVIIHGEDRVEGTIYWDELLEAADKASADTTDDKVQQTDICALPFSSGTTGLSKGVMLTHRNLVANLCSSLFSVGPELVGQITILGLIPFFHIYGLTGICCATIRNKGKVVVMRRYELRAFLKALITHQVTFAPIVPPIVLGLVKNPIVDEFDLSKLRLRSIMTAAAPLAPEILNEFEKKFPGVEVQEAYGMTEHSCITLTHGDPNKGHGIAKKNSVGFILPNLEVKFVDPESGKSLPKNTPGEICVRSQCVMKGYYKNEHETTLTIDKDGWLHTGDIGYIDDDEDVFIVDRIKELIKYKGFQVAPAELEAILLSHPSVEDAAVVGIPDDEAGEIPAACVVMNNKAKESEEDMMGYVSSNVASYKRVRVLQFVDAIPKSPSGKIMRRLIKENMVKTL; encoded by the exons ATGGGAACCGACGCTCAAAACTTGAAGCAGGAAGAGATTATTTTCCGCAGTAAATATCCACCAGTTCAGGTTCCTGATGATGTAACGCTGCCGGAATTTGTGCTTTCCAACGTGGAGTTGTATCAGGACAAGGTAGCGTTTGTGGATTCAGTCACCGGAAAAGGGTGTACTTATGGGGAAGTGAGCAGAGATGTGAAGAGATTTTCCAGGGCCTTGAGGTCACTTGGGCTAAGGAAAGGCCGGGTCGTTGTGGTGctccttccaaatgtgccTGTTTACGCCACCATTGCCCTTGGAATCATGGCAGCCGGAGGAATTTTCTCTGGTGCAAACCCGAGTGCTCATGCATCAGAAATCAAGAAGCAAGCTGAGGCTGCTGATGCCAAGCTCGTTGTGACTGATGGATCGACCTATCATAAG GTGAAAGATCTGGGATTGCCAGTTATAATACATGGCGAAGACCGCGTGGAGGGAACTATATACTGGGATGAACTTCTTGAGGCAGCTGACAAGGCCAGCGCTGATACTACTGATGATAAGGTGCAGCAAACTGATATATGCGCACTCCCCTTCTCATCAG GGACGACAGGTCTATCGAAGGGAGTGATGCTTACTCACCGGAACTTGGTGGCTAATCTCTGCTCCAGCCTCTTCAGCGTAGGCCCAGAATTGGTGGGACAAATCACTATACTGGGCTTGATACCGTTTTTCCACATATACGGGCTGACTGGAATCTGCTGTGCCACCATCAGAAACAAGGGGAAAGTGGTGGTGATGCGTCGGTATGAACTCCGGGCATTTCTCAAAGCCCTGATCACTCACCAAGTCACATTTGCACCTATCGTCCCACCCATTGTATTAGGATTGGTCAAGAACCCGATAGTGGATGAATTTGATCTCAGCAAGCTGAGGCTGAGGTCCATCATGACTGCTGCAGCCCCCCTCGCCCCTGAAATTCTTAATGAGTTTGAGAAGAAGTTCCCTGGGGTTGAGGTCCAAGAG GCGTATGGAATGACTGAGCATAGCTGCATTACCCTGACTCATGGGGATCCAAACAAGGGACATGGGATTGCAAAGAAGAATTCAGTGGGATTTATCCTTCCAAATTTGGAGGTGAAGTTTGTCGATCCTGAGTCGGGTAAATCGCTTCCCAAGAACACTCCAGGAGAAATATGCGTCAGGAGCCAATGTGTGATGAAAG GATACTACAAGAATGAGCATGAGACGACCCTCACCATCGACAAAGATGGGTGGCTTCATACAGGCGACATTGGCTATAtcgatgatgatgaagatgttTTCATCGTCGATCGAATCAAGGAGTTGATCAAATACAAAGGGTTCCAG GTTGCTCCAGCTGAATTAGAGGCAATCCTTCTAAGTCATCCTTCAGTTGAAGATGCAGCGGTTGTGGG GATACCTGACGACGAAGCAGGAGAGATACCAGCCGCATGTGTAGTGATGAACaacaaagcaaaagaaagTGAAGAGGATATGATGGGCTATGTTTCATCTAATGTGGCCAGCTACAAAAGAGTGAGAGTACTGCAATTTGTTGATGCTATCCCAAAATCACCTTCGGGGAAGATTATGAGAAGGCTTATCAAAGAAAACATGGTGAAAACGCTCTAG
- the LOC105177313 gene encoding uncharacterized protein LOC105177313 isoform X1 has translation MDSCPKTAGAVTPSKEKTTRSKANETLRYSENVNPNVSSPALKSSNSPFSIKSEKSAKKSLYKNPNPNQVALATPSPKKKIRERKFVIAKKKLRNEERNSSAPADVVCEKCKKATGKSKCLCVAYETLRASQEEFFKNRTEIDDEISDKLKEFDIAEKEAVKPETDKGFDGKMEGNDVSSKTNWESKNDGDEVVVNDMGAKRTRNRLLEEARETVTPGSGRVMHLVKEFEKLSMLKLGDSEEKEELKDDKNGVKWALPGSQEPPKFSETGASSSSFCPSDFFLTSESLGLDCHRSYSLDSSQGSFSISMRSSASGQKIRRNSTESSNRARRYWKKKQLKVTSQKPFTLRTEVRGRIKEEEFMKKLQQMVEEEEKLRIPIAQGLPWTTDEPECLVKPPVKESTRPVDLVLHSDMRAVDRSEFDHQVAVKMDLIEQYRMERERLQKLEEEEEIRRLRKELVPKAQPMPYFDRPFIPRRSTKHPTIPKEPKFHVPQNKKIKCYLSLDDLYAQQH, from the exons ATGGATTCATGTCCGAAGACTGCTGGAGCAGTTACTCCTTCTAAAGAAAAAACCACCAGATCGAAGGCAAATGAAACCCTACGATACTCCGAGAATGTCAATCCGAATGTGTCAAGTCCTGCATTGAAGTCCTCCAACTCTCCTTTCAGCATCAAGTCCGAGAAGAGCGCCAAAAAATCACTTTAcaaaaaccctaaccctaaccAAGTGGCTTTGGCCACTCCTTCCCCGAAGAAGAAGATTCGAGAGAGGAAGTTCGTGATTGCGAAGAAGAAACTGCGGAATGAGGAACGGAATTCTTCGGCTCCTGCTGATGTGGTCTGTGAGAAATGCAAGAAGGCGACTGGGAAATCCAAGTGTTTGTGTGTGGCCTATGAGACTCTGCGTGCTTCTCAGGAGGAGTTTTTCAAGAATCGGACTGAAATAGATGATGAGATTTCCGATAAGTTGAAGGAGTTTGATATAGCTGAGAAGGAAGCGGTTAAACCAGAGACTGACAAAGGATTTGATGGGAAAATGGAGGGAAATGATGTCTCATCTAAAACTAATTGGGAAAGTAAGAATGATGGAGATGAGGTTGTGGTGAATGATATGGGAGCGAAGAGGACTAGAAATAGGCTGTTGGAAGAAGCAAGAGAGACTGTGACTCCTGGATCTGGGAGGGTTATGCATTTGGTGAAGGAATTTGAAAAACTTTCAATGCTCAAATTGGGTGATTCTGAGGAAAAGGAGGAGTTGAAGGACGATAAGAATGGCGTGAAATGGGCACTGCCTGGATCGCAGGAACCTCCCAAGTTTTCAGAAACGGgggcttcttcttcttcgttcTGTCCATCAGATTTTTTCCTGACATCAGAGAGCTTAGGCCTTGATTGTCATCGTTCTTATTCATTAGACAGCAGCCAGGGAAG CTTCAGCATTTCAATGAGATCTTCCGCCAGCGGTCAAAAAATCAGGCGAAAT AGCACTGAATCATCAAACCGTGCTAGAAGATACTGGAAGAAAAAGCAACTGAAAGTAACATCTCAAAAGCCTTTCACGCTTAGAACAGAG GTAAGAGGAAGGATCAAGGAGGAGGAATTCATGAAGAAATTGCAACAGATGGTTGAGGAAGAGGAGAAGTTGAGGATACCTATAGCTCAAGGTCTTCCTTGGACTACAGATGAACCAGAG TGTTTGGTGAAGCCTCCGGTTAAAGAAAGCACAAGGCCTGTTGATCTGGTTTTGCACAGTGATATGAGGGCTGTGGATCGCTCTGAATTTGATCATCAG GTTGCTGTGAAAATGGACCTTATTGAACAGTACCGGATGGAAAGGGAGAGGCTGCAGAAG ctggaagaggaagaagaaatcaGAAGACTTAGGAAGGAGCTAGTTCCAAAAGCTCAACCCATGCCATATTTCGACAGACCCTTCATTCCCAGAAG GTCTACGAAGCACCCAACTATACCAAAAGAACCAAAATTCCATGTACCTCAAAACAAGAAGATCAAGTGTTACTTGTCACTGGACGACTTATACGCGCAACAGCACTGA
- the LOC105177314 gene encoding 40S ribosomal protein S19-1 translates to MATARTVKDVSPHEFVKSYAAHLKRSGKMELPEWTDIVKTGVLKELAPYDPDWYYIRAASMARKIYLRGGLGVGAFRRIYGGSKRNGSRPPHFGKSSGSVARHILQQLQNMNIIELEPRGGRRITSSGQRDLDQVAGRIVVVAP, encoded by the exons ATGGCGACCGCGAGAACTGTCAAGGATGTCTCTCCTCACGAGTTCGTGAAATCCTACGCCGCTCACCTCAAGCGCTCTGGCAAG ATGGAGCTTCCTGAATGGACTGACATTGTCAAAACTGGTGTGCTCAAAGAACTTGCTCCATATGACCCTGACTGGTACTACATCAGGGCTG CTTCCATGGCTAGGAAGATATATTTGAGAGGAGGTCTTGGTGTTGGTGCATTCAGGAGGATTTATGGTGGAAGCAAGAGGAATGGAAGTCGTCCACCCCATTTTGGCAAAAGCAGTGGGTCTGTTGCTCGTCACATTCTTCAGCAATTGCAGAATATGAACATCATTGAGTTGGAGCCAAGGGG TGGAAGAAGAATCACATCAAGTGGCCAAAGGGACCTCGACCAAGTTGCTGGAAGAATTGTTGTCGTTGCACCatag
- the LOC105177315 gene encoding probable mitochondrial-processing peptidase subunit beta, mitochondrial, producing MTIRHLIHLTRRARKPVHAFTSRQPLSTAVATAPDASLPSPPPPTAMIYDRLAESVKRKLKKLEDPDPRFLKHNSPHPTVDSHTEILSAPLTRVTTLPNGLRIATESTLASQTATVGVFIDAGSRFESEESNGTAHFLEHMIFKGTERRNARELEEEIENMGGHLNAYTSREQTTYYAKVIDKDVPRALDILSDILQNSRFDEQRIIRERDVILREMEEVEGQTEEVIFDHLHATAFQYTPLGRTILGPAENIKAIGREHLQKYISTHYTAPRMVVAASGAVKHDDIVEQVKKLFTNLSTNPTTTSQLVAKEPAIFTGSEIRMLDDDIPLAQFAVAFEGTSWTDPDSIALMVMQSMLGSWNKNAGGGKHMGSELAQRVGINEIAESMMAFNTNYKDTGLFGVYAVAKPDCLDDLAYAIMYEVTKLCYRVSEADVIRARNQLKSSLLLHIDGTSPVAEDIGRQLLTYGRRIPYAELFARIDSVDASTVKRVANRFIFDRDVAITAMGPIKGLPDYNWFRRRTYWLRY from the exons ATGACCATCCGCCACCTAATCCACCTCACTCGACGCGCCCGAAAGCCCGTCCACGCCTTCACCTCCCGCCAACCCCTCTCCACTGCCGTCGCCACCGCTCCTGATGCGTCCCTTCCGTCTCCCCCTCCCCCAACCGCCATGATCTACGACAGGTTAGCTGAATCCGTGAAACGGAAGCTGAAAAAACTAGAAGACCCTGACCCTCGGTTTCTCAAGCACAACTCTCCGCATCCAACTGTAGATTCTCACACTGAAATTCTCTCGGCTCCCCTCACCCGAGTCACCACTCTCCCGAATGGGCTCCGTATCGCCACCGAGTCCACTCTTGCATCACAAACGGCAACCGTTGGTGTCTTCATTGATGCTGGATCGAGGTTTGAGAGCGAAGAATCTAACGGCACTGCACATTTTTTGGaacatatgatatttaagggGACGGAGAGAAGGAATGCGAGGGAGTTGGAGGAAGAGATTGAGAACATGGGGGGTCATTTGAATGCGTATACTTCCAGAGAACAGACAACTTATTACGCTAAGGTGATTGATAAGGACGTGCCACGTGCCCTGGATATTTTGTCTGATATTTTACAGAATTCAAGGTTTGATGAGCAGAGGATCATCCGAGAGAGGGATGTTATTCTCCGCGAGATGGAGGAG GTGGAAGGACAAACAGAAGAAGTTATATTTGATCACTTGCATGCCACTGCTTTCCAGTACACGCCTCTTGGTAGAACAATCCTTGGACCTGCTGAAAATATCAAAGCAATTGGCAGAGAACATCTACAGAAATACATATCAACTCACTACACTGCTCCTAGGATG GTAGTTGCTGCCTCTGGTGCTGTTAAACATGACGATATTGTTGAGCAAGTgaagaaattatttacaaaCTTGTCAACAAATCCAACAACCACTTCTCAGTTGGTTGCTAAAGAACCTGCAATATTTACAGGATCAGAG ATTAGGATGCTTGATGATGACATTCCACTTGCCCAATTCGCGGTAGCTTTTGAAGGCACCTCCTGGACAGATCCAGATTCAATTGCTTTAATGGTCATGCAATCTATGCTGGGTTCTTGGAATAAAAATGCTGGTGGTGGAAAGCATATGGG TTCTGAGCTTGCGCAGCGAGTTGGCATCAACGAAATAGCAGAGAGCATGATGGCTTTCAATACCAACTACAAAGACACTGGTTTATTCGGTGTTTACGCTGTTGCTAAG CCTGATTGCTTGGATGATTTGGCCTATGCAATTATGTATGAAGTAACCAAGCTATGTTATCGAGTATCAGAGGCCGATGTGATTCGTGCTCGTAACCAG TTGAAGTCGTCTTTGCTGCTTCACATTGATGGAACTAGTCCTGTTGCTGAAGATATTGGACGGCAG CTGCTTACCTATGGTAGAAGGATCCCTTATGCCGAACTCTTTGCTAGGATAGATTCTGTAGATGCCAGCACTGTCAAGCGCGTGGCAAACCgatttatatttgataga GATGTTGCAATTACTGCAATGGGGCCAATCAAGGGCTTGCCAGACTACAACTGGTTCAGGCGCAGGACCTACTGGCTCCGTTACTAG